One Streptomyces sp. B21-105 genomic region harbors:
- a CDS encoding carbohydrate ABC transporter permease, translated as MSSINELRRLRGSQRGARQQNKAAFLFLLPWFVGLFGITLGPMLASLYLSFTKYNLLQPPQFNGVENWTRMLDDERLHKSLEVTFSYVLVSVPLQLAMALGLALLLDKGVRGLAFYRSVFYLPSLIGGSVAIAVLWRAMFGTNGLVNEALALVGVQGQGWISEPGTALSTLVVLNVWTFGSPMVIFLAGLRQIPTSLYEAASVDGAKRWRQFRSITIPLLTPIIFFNLVLQIIHAFQTFTQAFVVSGGTGGPADSTLFFSLYLYQRGFGHFDMGYASALAWVLLLIVAAFTAVNFWASKYWVFYDD; from the coding sequence GTGAGCTCCATCAACGAACTACGCCGGCTGCGCGGGTCCCAACGGGGCGCGCGACAGCAGAACAAGGCGGCGTTCCTCTTCCTACTGCCATGGTTCGTCGGGCTCTTCGGGATCACTCTCGGCCCGATGCTGGCCTCGCTCTACCTCAGCTTCACCAAGTACAACCTGTTGCAGCCGCCGCAGTTCAACGGAGTCGAGAACTGGACGCGCATGCTCGATGACGAGCGTCTGCACAAGTCGCTCGAAGTGACGTTCAGCTACGTCCTCGTCTCCGTCCCGTTGCAGCTGGCGATGGCCCTCGGGCTCGCCCTCCTGCTGGACAAGGGGGTACGGGGCCTGGCCTTCTACCGCTCCGTCTTCTATCTGCCGTCACTGATCGGCGGCAGCGTGGCGATCGCCGTGCTGTGGCGCGCGATGTTCGGGACCAACGGCCTCGTCAACGAGGCCCTGGCCCTCGTCGGTGTCCAGGGGCAGGGCTGGATCTCGGAGCCGGGAACGGCGCTGTCGACCCTCGTCGTCCTGAACGTCTGGACCTTCGGCTCCCCCATGGTGATCTTCCTCGCCGGGCTGCGGCAGATTCCGACCTCCCTCTACGAGGCGGCCTCCGTCGACGGCGCGAAGCGCTGGCGCCAGTTCCGCAGCATCACCATTCCGCTGCTGACACCCATCATCTTCTTCAACCTGGTGCTGCAGATCATCCACGCCTTCCAGACCTTCACCCAGGCCTTCGTGGTCTCCGGCGGTACCGGAGGGCCCGCCGACTCCACCCTCTTCTTCTCGCTGTACCTGTACCAGCGCGGGTTCGGCCACTTCGACATGGGTTACGCGTCCGCGCTCGCGTGGGTCCTGCTCCTCATCGTCGCGGCCTTCACCGCCGTCAACTTCTGGGCCTCAAAGTACTGGGTGTTCTACGATGACTGA
- a CDS encoding carbohydrate ABC transporter permease yields the protein MTDRTEAVPPSLPAPRPHAIRRVRRAVRAPLKHCLLALCALTMLYPVLWMVVSSLRPNSEIFRSAGLALTHPRFENYSNGWNAFSQPFSHYMINSAIVVTGAILGNLLACSLAAYAFARLEFRAKRVLFAIMLVTIMLPIHVIIVPQYVLYSELGWVNTFLPLIVPKFLATDAFFIFLMVQFIRGIPREIDEAARIDGAGHARIFFHVILPLMVPALATTAIFTFIWTWNDFYTQLIYLTDPDMYTTPLALRTFVDQQSATDWGSVFAMSVVSLVPVFLVFLAGQRFLLRGIATTGGK from the coding sequence ATGACTGACCGCACCGAAGCCGTACCCCCCTCGCTGCCCGCCCCCCGCCCTCACGCGATACGCCGGGTCAGGCGCGCCGTGCGCGCCCCTCTCAAGCACTGCCTGTTGGCCCTCTGCGCCCTCACGATGCTGTACCCCGTCCTGTGGATGGTGGTCAGCTCGCTGCGTCCCAACAGTGAGATCTTCCGCAGCGCGGGACTCGCCCTGACGCACCCGCGCTTCGAGAACTACAGCAACGGCTGGAACGCCTTCTCCCAACCGTTCAGTCATTACATGATCAACTCGGCGATCGTCGTCACCGGCGCGATCCTCGGGAACCTCCTCGCCTGCTCCCTGGCCGCGTACGCGTTCGCCAGACTGGAATTCCGGGCGAAGCGCGTGTTGTTCGCCATCATGCTCGTCACCATCATGCTGCCGATCCACGTGATCATCGTGCCCCAGTACGTCCTCTACTCGGAGCTCGGCTGGGTCAACACGTTCCTGCCCCTGATCGTGCCGAAGTTCCTGGCGACCGATGCCTTCTTCATCTTCCTCATGGTGCAGTTCATCCGCGGCATCCCGCGCGAGATCGACGAGGCGGCGCGGATCGACGGCGCCGGGCACGCGCGGATCTTCTTCCACGTCATCCTGCCGCTGATGGTCCCGGCGCTGGCGACCACCGCGATCTTCACCTTCATCTGGACCTGGAACGACTTCTACACCCAGCTCATTTACCTGACCGACCCGGACATGTACACCACTCCTCTCGCGCTGCGCACCTTCGTGGACCAGCAGAGCGCGACGGACTGGGGCTCGGTGTTCGCCATGAGTGTCGTGTCGCTCGTTCCCGTCTTCCTCGTCTTCCTCGCAGGGCAGCGGTTCCTGCTGCGAGGCATCGCGACCACCGGTGGCAAGTAA
- a CDS encoding ABC transporter substrate-binding protein, giving the protein MNPSPFRRVAIGAVASLSLVLTACSGGSTGSAPELGDKPVTIRATWWGADARAQLTDEVIKAFEKKYPNITVKGQYKDWNGYWDALATTTAAKDSPDVVQMDELYLASYADRGALYDLGKAKKILSTSQFDDQALATGQIDGTQYALPVGVGVMSILVNTDMFTKYGVKVPDDKTWTWDDYAKTAKELTDKSGGKIHGAAGAPGFSAGDVKYWARQHGENLFDKDGKVSLKPETLAGMWKYGLDLLSSGASVNTSTMVEDLTAGVTAGSFATGKAAMMGAYNTQITAIQQAAGAHVQLLQMPRVGDTKANFFKPSMYWAVSSQSAHPAEAAAFVNFLLNDPKAADILKTERGIPANKEMLKHLQPTLAGTDKAAADYMNAVTPGESPVVTPNGGSGIEPELQRYSQEVYFKKTSPEAAAKAFIKELQGEIDAAK; this is encoded by the coding sequence ATGAACCCCAGCCCCTTCAGACGCGTCGCGATCGGAGCGGTCGCCTCACTCTCGCTCGTACTGACCGCCTGCTCCGGCGGCAGCACCGGATCCGCTCCCGAGCTCGGCGACAAGCCGGTCACCATCCGCGCCACCTGGTGGGGTGCGGACGCCCGCGCCCAGCTCACCGACGAGGTCATCAAGGCGTTCGAGAAGAAGTACCCCAACATCACGGTCAAGGGCCAGTACAAGGACTGGAACGGCTACTGGGACGCGCTCGCCACGACGACCGCTGCCAAGGACTCCCCCGACGTCGTCCAGATGGACGAGCTGTATCTCGCCTCGTACGCCGACCGCGGAGCGCTGTACGACCTCGGCAAGGCCAAGAAGATCCTCAGCACCTCGCAGTTCGACGACCAGGCCCTGGCCACCGGACAGATCGACGGAACGCAGTACGCCCTTCCCGTCGGCGTCGGCGTCATGTCCATCCTCGTGAACACCGACATGTTCACGAAGTACGGCGTGAAGGTTCCCGACGACAAGACCTGGACGTGGGACGACTACGCCAAGACCGCCAAGGAGCTGACGGACAAGAGCGGCGGCAAGATCCATGGCGCGGCCGGCGCGCCCGGCTTCTCCGCAGGCGATGTCAAGTACTGGGCCCGTCAGCACGGTGAGAACCTCTTCGACAAGGACGGCAAGGTCTCGCTGAAGCCCGAGACGCTCGCCGGCATGTGGAAGTACGGTCTGGACCTGCTCTCCTCCGGGGCCAGCGTCAATACGTCGACGATGGTCGAGGACCTGACCGCCGGTGTGACCGCCGGCAGCTTCGCCACCGGCAAGGCGGCCATGATGGGGGCTTACAACACCCAGATCACCGCGATCCAGCAGGCCGCGGGCGCCCATGTGCAACTGCTGCAGATGCCTCGTGTCGGCGACACCAAGGCGAACTTCTTCAAGCCCTCCATGTACTGGGCGGTCTCGAGCCAGAGCGCGCACCCGGCCGAGGCGGCCGCGTTCGTCAACTTCCTGCTCAACGACCCCAAGGCCGCCGACATCCTCAAGACGGAGCGCGGAATCCCCGCCAACAAGGAGATGCTGAAGCACCTCCAGCCGACTCTGGCCGGGACCGACAAGGCGGCGGCCGACTACATGAACGCCGTGACCCCGGGTGAGTCGCCGGTCGTCACCCCCAACGGCGGAAGCGGCATCGAACCGGAGCTGCAGCGCTACAGCCAGGAGGTCTACTTCAAGAAGACCTCGCCCGAAGCCGCCGCGAAGGCCTTCATCAAGGAGCTTCAGGGCGAGATCGACGCGGCCAAGTGA
- a CDS encoding Gfo/Idh/MocA family protein, producing the protein MPSPRPPYRVAIIGTGGIAHAHAEALTELSERARLVAVADLDPSRAAAFAERFSVPHVFDDPQALLESEDLDLVHICTPPQTHVPLASMVMRAGVTALVEKPTALSLREMDQLATVQEQTGSKVLTVFQHRYGAAAERLRRLATAGALGRPLVATCETLWYRPDAYFEVPWRGRWDVEGGGPTMGHGIHQFDLMLSVLGPWSQITALAERQARPTDTEDVSIAAVRFDNGALATVVNSLLSPRETSRLRFDFEYATVELEHLYGYREEHWRFTPAPGHDELSDLWAVGDEPDITSGHRLQIEAVFDAWETGQEPGVCLQDARRTLEFAAATYASAFRGVPVAAGELTDDDPFALSMDGGAVPWEPVKEALV; encoded by the coding sequence ATGCCCAGCCCCCGGCCGCCGTACCGCGTGGCCATCATCGGCACCGGCGGTATCGCCCACGCTCATGCCGAAGCCCTCACCGAACTCTCCGAACGTGCCCGGCTGGTCGCCGTCGCCGACCTCGACCCGAGCCGTGCCGCCGCGTTCGCCGAGCGATTCTCCGTGCCGCACGTCTTCGACGACCCGCAGGCTCTGCTGGAGAGCGAAGACCTCGATCTCGTACACATCTGTACACCTCCGCAGACCCACGTACCGCTGGCGTCCATGGTGATGCGGGCCGGCGTCACCGCCTTGGTGGAGAAGCCGACGGCACTGAGCCTGCGCGAGATGGACCAACTGGCCACGGTGCAGGAGCAGACCGGCTCCAAGGTGCTGACCGTCTTCCAGCACCGCTACGGCGCGGCGGCGGAACGCCTGCGCAGGCTGGCCACGGCCGGCGCACTGGGCCGGCCACTGGTCGCCACCTGCGAGACCCTCTGGTACCGGCCCGACGCGTACTTCGAGGTGCCGTGGCGGGGACGCTGGGACGTCGAGGGCGGCGGCCCCACGATGGGACACGGCATCCACCAGTTCGACCTCATGCTGTCGGTCCTCGGCCCCTGGTCCCAGATCACCGCACTCGCCGAACGCCAGGCCCGGCCCACCGACACCGAGGACGTCTCGATCGCCGCCGTCCGGTTCGACAACGGAGCCCTCGCCACAGTGGTCAACTCCCTGTTGTCCCCCCGGGAGACCTCGCGCCTGCGCTTCGACTTCGAATACGCCACCGTCGAACTCGAACACCTCTACGGCTACCGCGAGGAACACTGGCGCTTCACCCCGGCCCCCGGCCACGACGAACTCTCGGACCTCTGGGCCGTCGGTGACGAGCCGGACATCACGAGCGGCCACAGACTCCAGATCGAGGCCGTGTTCGACGCCTGGGAGACCGGACAGGAACCCGGCGTCTGTCTGCAAGACGCGCGCCGCACGCTGGAGTTCGCGGCGGCGACGTACGCCTCCGCCTTCCGCGGTGTCCCCGTCGCCGCGGGCGAACTGACCGACGACGACCCCTTCGCGCTCAGCATGGACGGCGGCGCCGTGCCGTGGGAACCGGTCAAGGAGGCCCTCGTATGA
- a CDS encoding PmoA family protein, translated as MNALEIRHDLGASVTVRDGGTELFRYVYQPDTVQLESPKPYIHPLRTRAGKVVSLFRPHDHVWHKGIAWSLPHVGEENFWGGPTYIHGRFYVQLENNGTQAHRQVVDLDRADGTATFAHDLDWTTQSGALFFTERRTLRASLVSPHAWVLTFETQMTNVSGTDVAMGSPTTKGRENAGYGGLFWRGPRSFTGGQFVTEEGLGGDEVRGRRMEWMGFAGRHDETDAQSLVLMVDDAANPSHPPQWFARTEEFACLNPAPFFSEELTVEDGATVRFRYGVGIADADANAAPALADAVRRVLTRSDTPSARAAESSAGRFATE; from the coding sequence ATGAACGCCCTTGAGATCCGCCACGACCTGGGTGCCTCGGTCACGGTCCGCGACGGCGGCACCGAGCTGTTCCGCTACGTGTACCAGCCGGACACCGTCCAACTGGAATCGCCCAAGCCCTACATCCACCCCCTGCGCACCCGGGCCGGCAAGGTGGTCAGCCTGTTCCGTCCCCACGACCACGTGTGGCACAAGGGCATCGCGTGGTCCCTGCCCCACGTCGGCGAGGAGAACTTCTGGGGCGGTCCCACGTACATCCACGGACGCTTCTACGTCCAGCTGGAGAACAACGGAACCCAGGCCCACCGCCAGGTCGTCGACCTGGACAGAGCCGACGGAACGGCGACGTTCGCCCACGACCTGGACTGGACCACCCAGTCCGGCGCGCTGTTCTTCACCGAGCGCAGGACGCTGCGAGCGAGCCTGGTCTCCCCGCACGCCTGGGTGTTGACGTTCGAGACGCAGATGACCAACGTCTCGGGAACGGACGTCGCCATGGGGTCCCCGACCACCAAGGGACGGGAGAACGCCGGCTACGGCGGCCTGTTCTGGCGGGGCCCGCGGTCGTTCACCGGCGGACAGTTCGTGACCGAGGAAGGCCTGGGCGGCGACGAGGTCCGCGGGCGGCGCATGGAGTGGATGGGCTTCGCGGGCCGCCACGACGAGACGGACGCGCAGTCGCTGGTGCTCATGGTCGACGACGCGGCGAACCCGAGTCACCCGCCGCAGTGGTTCGCCCGGACCGAGGAGTTCGCCTGCCTCAACCCGGCACCGTTCTTCAGCGAGGAGCTGACCGTCGAGGACGGCGCGACCGTGCGGTTCCGCTATGGCGTCGGGATCGCCGATGCCGACGCGAACGCGGCTCCCGCACTCGCCGACGCGGTACGCCGGGTGCTCACCCGGTCGGATACGCCGTCCGCGCGTGCCGCGGAATCCTCTGCAGGGCGCTTCGCGACGGAGTGA
- a CDS encoding PaaX family transcriptional regulator: MPNLVHLEEIFSDEGDGASGPVRSPGWQSTVSPQGLAVTLIADYTFPVRSWLPSAAIVALLGEFHVTPGAARTTISRLMRRGVLEGSRQGRYSSYRLTSQAAVDLWSGASSIATFTTQPDSWDGRWTLIAFSVPEQESTRRRALRTALRWRGFAPLYDALWVSPHPLTPKGRIDVADLARGAVTVFRARQEELDTAVDRNPVEAWDLTGIAEHYHAFISRWSGLLPHIGADGVTGADAVRARTEVMHAYRHFPILDPLLPIGLLPSDWPRSRAREVCVAVYDGLLQPAQDHVRAVVTRFAEGPHLDIRAHTIAGMSAGIGHG; encoded by the coding sequence TTGCCGAACCTGGTCCACCTCGAGGAAATCTTCTCCGACGAGGGTGACGGCGCCTCCGGCCCCGTGCGGTCGCCCGGCTGGCAGAGCACCGTCTCGCCACAGGGCCTCGCGGTGACCTTGATCGCCGACTACACGTTCCCCGTCCGGTCCTGGTTGCCGTCGGCGGCGATCGTGGCGCTGCTCGGCGAGTTCCATGTGACCCCGGGCGCCGCCCGTACGACGATCAGCAGGCTGATGCGCCGTGGGGTGCTGGAGGGCAGCCGGCAAGGGCGGTACAGCTCCTACCGGCTGACGTCTCAGGCCGCCGTCGATCTGTGGAGCGGCGCCAGCTCGATCGCCACCTTCACCACTCAGCCCGACTCGTGGGACGGACGGTGGACACTGATCGCCTTCTCCGTTCCGGAGCAGGAGAGCACGCGGCGGCGGGCGTTGCGCACCGCGCTGCGTTGGCGCGGGTTCGCGCCGCTGTACGACGCGCTCTGGGTGTCGCCGCACCCCCTCACCCCCAAGGGGCGGATCGACGTGGCCGACCTGGCGCGAGGAGCGGTGACCGTGTTCCGCGCGCGGCAGGAGGAACTGGACACGGCGGTCGACCGCAACCCGGTCGAGGCGTGGGACCTCACCGGCATCGCCGAGCACTACCACGCGTTCATCAGTCGTTGGAGCGGCTTGCTTCCGCACATCGGCGCCGACGGCGTCACCGGTGCCGATGCGGTGCGCGCCCGGACCGAGGTCATGCACGCCTACCGGCACTTCCCCATCCTGGACCCGTTGCTCCCCATCGGGCTGCTGCCATCCGACTGGCCCCGGTCACGGGCACGGGAAGTCTGCGTCGCGGTGTACGACGGGCTGCTCCAGCCCGCCCAGGACCATGTCCGCGCCGTGGTGACCCGCTTCGCGGAGGGACCGCACCTCGACATCCGGGCCCATACGATCGCCGGCATGAGTGCGGGTATCGGTCACGGCTGA
- a CDS encoding rhamnogalacturonan lyase, which translates to MTDPHRHPRTASPPRRFQRRSSNRLFRGLTAATALALSALTGLPQTAHAATARQVERLDRGLTSVHSGSGNLVSWRWLVTDPNDVAFNVYRGGTRLNSSPLTTSTNYLDAAAPDSADYTVRAVVNGVEQAPSEHALQFRAGYKDVPISPPPGGTSPGNSPYTYEANDASVGDLDGDGALDIVLKWQPTNAKDNSQSGYTGNTIVDGIKLDGTRLWRIDLGRNIRSGAHYTQFQVYDYDGDGKAEVAMKTADGTKDGTGSVIGGSSADHRNSSGYVLSGPEYLTMFNGQTGKAMQSVDYVPARGTVSSWGDSYGNRVDRFLAGTAYLDGSRPSVVMARGYYTRAVIAAWDWRNGQFTRRWTFDSNANSGYAGQGNHQLSVADVDGDGKDEIVYGAMAVDDNGNGLWTTRNGHGDAMHVGDLDPSRPGLEEFKVDEDSSKPSSWMADARTGQILWSTPASGDNGRGVSGDIWSGSAGAESWSSLVSGVRNPKGAVVASRKPGSSNFLAWWDGDTTRELLDGTHIDKYGTSGDTRLLTGSGVHSNNGTKSTPSLSGDILGDWREEVIWPTSNNTALRIYSTPFQTNTRITTLLHDTQYRTALAWQNTAYNQPPHPSFFIGGNMPVPPRPTVALPNSR; encoded by the coding sequence ACTGGCCCTCTCCGCGCTCACCGGCCTGCCGCAGACCGCGCACGCCGCGACCGCGCGACAGGTGGAACGCCTGGACCGGGGACTGACCAGCGTCCACTCCGGCAGCGGGAACCTGGTGTCGTGGCGGTGGCTGGTCACTGACCCGAACGACGTGGCCTTCAACGTCTACCGTGGCGGCACCAGGCTCAACTCCTCGCCCCTGACCACCTCGACGAACTACTTGGACGCTGCCGCCCCGGACTCCGCCGACTACACGGTGCGCGCGGTGGTGAACGGCGTCGAGCAGGCGCCGTCCGAACACGCGCTCCAGTTCCGCGCCGGGTACAAGGACGTGCCGATCTCCCCGCCGCCCGGGGGCACTTCACCCGGCAACTCGCCGTACACCTACGAGGCCAACGACGCCTCCGTCGGCGACCTCGACGGCGACGGCGCCCTGGACATCGTTCTGAAGTGGCAGCCGACGAACGCCAAGGACAACTCCCAGTCCGGCTACACCGGCAACACGATCGTCGACGGCATCAAGCTCGACGGCACTCGCCTGTGGCGTATCGATCTCGGCCGCAACATCCGCTCCGGCGCGCACTACACACAGTTCCAGGTGTACGACTACGACGGCGACGGCAAGGCCGAGGTCGCCATGAAGACCGCCGACGGCACGAAGGACGGAACCGGCTCGGTCATAGGGGGTTCCTCGGCCGATCACCGCAACTCCTCGGGCTATGTGCTGTCCGGCCCCGAGTACCTGACGATGTTCAACGGGCAGACGGGCAAGGCGATGCAGTCCGTCGACTACGTCCCGGCCCGAGGCACGGTGTCGTCCTGGGGGGACTCCTACGGCAACCGCGTGGACCGGTTCCTGGCGGGCACGGCCTACCTGGACGGTTCCCGCCCCTCGGTGGTCATGGCTCGCGGCTACTACACCCGCGCGGTGATCGCGGCCTGGGACTGGCGGAACGGGCAGTTCACCCGCCGGTGGACCTTCGACTCCAACGCCAACAGCGGCTACGCCGGCCAGGGCAACCACCAGTTGTCGGTCGCGGACGTCGACGGCGACGGCAAGGACGAAATCGTCTACGGCGCGATGGCCGTCGACGACAACGGCAACGGCCTGTGGACGACGCGGAACGGGCACGGGGACGCGATGCACGTGGGCGACCTCGACCCGTCCCGGCCGGGTCTGGAGGAGTTCAAGGTCGACGAGGACAGCTCCAAGCCGTCCTCCTGGATGGCGGACGCGAGGACCGGCCAGATCCTCTGGTCCACCCCCGCCAGCGGTGACAACGGCCGGGGCGTGTCCGGTGACATCTGGTCCGGCAGCGCGGGCGCCGAGTCATGGTCGTCTCTCGTGAGCGGCGTCCGCAACCCCAAGGGCGCGGTGGTCGCCAGCCGTAAACCCGGGTCCAGCAACTTCCTGGCGTGGTGGGACGGCGACACCACGCGCGAACTTCTCGACGGCACCCACATCGACAAGTACGGCACGTCCGGCGACACCCGCCTGCTCACCGGCTCCGGGGTCCACTCCAACAACGGCACCAAGTCGACGCCGTCCTTGTCCGGCGACATCCTCGGCGACTGGCGCGAGGAGGTCATCTGGCCGACGTCCAACAACACGGCCCTGCGGATCTACTCCACGCCGTTCCAGACCAATACGCGAATCACGACCCTCCTCCACGACACCCAGTACCGCACGGCGCTGGCCTGGCAGAACACCGCCTACAACCAGCCCCCGCACCCCAGCTTCTTCATCGGCGGCAACATGCCCGTGCCACCCCGCCCCACCGTTGCGCTGCCGAACAGCCGCTGA